TCGATCCATTTGGCGGCCATGTCAGTTCTCCTTCGACGTGGTGTCGGTCTTGTGGGTGTTCAGCTTCTCGATGTGCTGCACGAGGAAGTCCCAGGTCTTCCAGAACTCCTCGAGCTCGGCGGCGCCCTGCGCGTTGAGGGAGTACACCTTGCGGGGCGGACCCTTCTCACTCGGCACCTTCTCGACGTCGACGAGGCTCTTCTGCTCGATACGGACGAGCAGGGCGTAGATCGTGCCCTCGGCGATGTCGGTGAATCCGTGGTCGCGCAGTCTGGCGGTGATCTCGTATCCGTACGCCGGCTGCTCCGCCAGGAGCGCGAGGACGATGCCCTCGAGCGTGCCCTTGAGCATCTCGGTCATCTGCTTGCCCATCGGACCCTCCATTCACTACTTGGTGTTGTTGAGTACCGGTACAAAGTAACACTAGGTACCGCTACTCAGCAACACCGAATACTGAAGAAGTTCCCGTGTCGGCGTTCACCGCCCCGGACTGGCCTCCGTGATCTGCTCGCGCTCGGCTTCGAGATGGGCGCGGACGGCCCGGATGCCGGGAAGAAGCAGGGCCGCGGCGGCCGCGACACCGAGCCCGATCAGCGCCACGACCACCGAGGCTCCGAGGGCGTCGAGCACGCGCGGCTGCGTCCACTCGCCGTTCACGACGCCGAAGAACACCGTGGTCGACACGGCGATGCCGGCTGCGGCCCCGAGCTGCTGGAATGTGCTGTACGTGCCGGAGGCGGCGCCGGCATCAGACACCGGCACGGTCGCGAGGGCGACGTCGATGAGCGGGATGATGATGAGCGAGAGCCCTACGCCGGCCGTGAGCATCGCGGGCGCCGCCGTCCATCCGCCGAAGCCTGCGCCGTCTGCCGACAGCACGGCGAATGTCCACGCGATGCCGGCGGCCATGAGCACGCATCCGATGACGATCATGATCTTGCCGAGCTTGGTGGTCATCGGCACGGCGATCCCCGTGCCGATCATGGCCCCGATGCTGAAGGCGAGCAGGTTGAGTCCGGCGGCGAGGGCGTCGAAGCCGAGCGCGAGCTGCAGGTAGAGGATGAACGGCAGCGTGAACGCGTTCATCGCGCCCTGGAACATCGCCTGCGTGACGAGTCCGGCCGAGAAGCCGCGGTTGCGGAACAGCGGCAGCGGCAGCAGGGCCGAGCCGTCTCGTGCCGCCCGGCGGCGTGCGTGGGCGACGAACAGCACGAGCAGCGCGACGCCTGTCGCGTCGAGGGCCCACAGCCACGCGGGCCACTCGAGAGTCCGCCCCTCGATGAGCGGGATCATCAGGCACAGCAGTGCGGCGGTGAGCAGCGCGACGCCGGTGAGATCGGTGCGAAGGGGACGGTCGGAGCGGGTCTCGGGCACGCTGCGCACGGCGATCGCGTAGATGACCACGCCGACGGGGACGTTGATGAGCAGGATCGAACGCCAGCCGAGCCCGAGCAGGTCGGCGTCGACGAGCCAGCCGCCGAGGATCGGGCCGACGACGGCGGCGATTCCGCTGACGGCGCCGATGATGCCGTAGACGGGCGTGCGCTCGCGTGGCGTGTAGAGGGCCTGCACGGTCGCCAGCAGCTGCGGCACCATGAGCGCGGCGAAGAGTCCCTGGATCACGCGGAAGGTGACGAGAGGCGGGCCCGACCACGCGGCGGCTCCCGCTGCCGATGCAAGTGTGAAGCCGACGATGCCGACGAGGAAGAGGCGCCTGCGGCCGAAGATGTCGCCGAGCCGGCCGCCGGTGATGAGCGCGACCGCGAACGCCAGCATGTAGCCGGAGACGATCCACTCCAGCTCCGCATCGCGGGCGTCGAGACCCTGGCCGATGGCGGGGAGTGCGACCTGCACGATCGTCGCATCGAGCAGGTCCATGAACGAGGCGAAGAGCAGGATGCCGACGGCCAGGCCGCGGCGAGAGGTGTCGGCCATGCGAGGCCCCCTTCTAGAATGAGGTGTCTCAGGAATGAGATATTCCCAAAGTGGGAAGATCCCACGACGGAGAGAATATGACTGGGGGTCCTCCATGTCAAGCAAGGCCGACGTCACGCGACGCCTCCTCGACCTCATGCAGGTGTTCATCGCGGATGCCGTGCTCACGAACGAGCGCATCGCACGGTCGCTCGGGCTCAGCGTCGTCGACCTTCAGGCGTTCGGCGTGCTGGTCCGCGCGGGGCGTCCGCTCACGGCGGGGGAGCTGAGCCAGCGCACCGAGCTGCCGACCAGCACGACCACGCGCGTGATCGACCGGCTGGAGCGCGAGGGGTTCCTGCAGCGCGCCGCCGATCCTGCCGACCGGCGCCGGGTCGTGCTGCACCCGCGCCCTGATGCGTTCGAGCGCTTCGCCTCAGGCGAGCAGGGCGACCCTTACGCCGACGTCACGGCCCAGGTCGAGCGCGCGCACGAGCAGTTCACCGTCGCGGAGCTCGAGACCGTCGCCCGGTACTTCGAGGCCGTGTCGGCTGCCGCGACCCCGCCCCGACCCTGACCTGATCCCGGGCCTGACCCTGACCTGATCCCGGGCCTGACCTGACCCCGCCGCGCTCCCGAGCGTCCCTCCGCGCTCCTGCATCCGCTCCGCGCCTCCGCGGGGACGGCGCTCAAAGCCAGCGCTTGTACTTGAAGACCCCGTACAGGCCGACGGCGAAGGCGGCCATCGCGCCGATCGCGAGGGGGTAACCGTAGGTCCACTTCAGCTCCGGCATGACCTCGAAGTTCATGCCGTAGACCGTGCCGACGAGCGTGGGCGCGAAGATGATCGCGGCCCACGAGGAGATCTTCTTGATCTCGTCGTTCTGCGCGAGCCCGGCCTCGGAGTGCCGCCGCGCGACGAGGGCCGACTGCACGGTCAGCGCGTTCTCGAGGATCGCGCGGAACGAGTCGACGCGCTCGTTGACCCGGATGGTGTGGTCGAGCACGTCGCGCAGCGACCGCTGCAGCTCCTCGTCGATGCGGTACTTGTCCGAGCCGCGCCGCAGCCACTCCAGCATCCCGGTGAGCGGGTGCACCGCCCGCTGGAAGTTGATGACCTCGCGCGAGAGCTCGTAGATGCGGCGGGAGAGCGCGTCGTCGTCGCTGTCGCCGAACAGCTGGTCCTCGATCTCGTCGATGTCGTTCTCGAGCCCTGCGACGATGGGCTCGTACTCGTCGACGACCTCGTCGAGGATCGCGTAGAGCACGGCCTCCGGGCCCATCGCGAGCAGTTCAGGGTTCGCCTCCATGCGGCGTCGGACCGCGGCGAGGTTCGGCGATTCGGCGTGCCGGATCGTGACCACGAAGTCGGGGCCGATGAAGAGGTGCAGCTCGCCGAACTCGACCGACTCCTGCTCGTCGCGGTAGCGGGCGGGCCGCAGCACCGCGAACAGGGTGTCGCCGTAGCGCTCGACCTTGGAGCGCTGGTGCCCGGACAGCGCATCTTCGACGGCCAGCGGATGCAGGTCGAACTCGCGCGCGACCGAGTGCACCTCCTGCGGACTCGGCCGGTACAGGCCGATCCACGCGATGCCTCCGACCGCGTCGAGGATGCGGTAGGTCTCGTCGAGGTTCTTCGGGGTCTCCACTCGGCGTCCCTGGACGTACACGCCGTTGTCGATGAGCGCCATGATGCGGCTCCGTTCTCGCGGGCGCACACGGCGTCGTCGTGCCGGGTGCGCGAATCCATCGGGGGTGCGGAGGACGCCGCCGACGGCTGCGGAAGATCAGGCCTGCGGGATCGCGGAGCGGATGCTCAACGCGAGGCCGTGCGCGACGCAGCGAAGGCGGCGTCGTGACTATCACCGGACATCGCCATCACCGCCTTTCGCGCACTCGGGGGTCGCCGGACCCGATAGACCAGCATACTCCTGTTCGTCTGGGCGAGTCAGGGGAGCGCGACGACCTCGCCGCCTCGCGCGGCCGACGCCTGCGCGGCCTTCACGATCTCGACGGTGCGGATGCCGACTCCGGCGTCGGGCTGCGGCTGCCGCCCCTCGCGCACGGCGGCGACGAACTCGTCGAGCAGGAGGGCGTCGAGGTCTGCGCCCACCGGATCCCACGTCTCGCCCTGGGCGTCGTGACCGGCGACCCCCTTCGCGAACGGGCTCACCGTGAGGGTGCCGTGCTCGGCGACGATCTGCAGCGTCACGCCTCCCCAGGTCGCCGAGCTCATCGGCCAGCTCCACGAACAGTCGATGGTGGCGATCACACCCGAGGGGTACTGCACGGTGACGAGCCCGCCCGTCTCGACCTGGAGGTCGCGATGCCCGTGCAGGATGCTGTTCGACACGGCGCGCACCGAGGCCGCGCGTTCTCCGAGCAGCTCGTCGAGCAGGTCGGCGCAGTGCACCACGTGATCGACGAGCGCCCCGCCGCCGGCGAGCGCGGGGTCGGTGAACCACGCCCTGTCCTGCGGCAGCTTGCCGTTGTTCACGCCGGTGACGCCCAGCACGCGCCCCAGCCGGCCGCTGCGCAGCTGGGCCACGGCGTCGCGCACGACCGGGGCGAACCGAACGGGGTACGCCACCATGAGGATCACGCCGGCGCGCTCGCACGCCTCGCGCATCGCGACGGCGTCGTCGACCGTGGTGGCCAGGGGCTTCTCGCACAGCACGTGCGCTCCGGCCGCCGCCGCGCGTTCGACCAGCTCGCGGTGCCGCGCATTCTCGGCGGTGACGACCACCGCGTCCGGTCCCCACGCGAACGCCTCGTCGTACGTGTCGACGTAGGCGACACCGAGCTCGGCGGCCAGAGCGGCGCCGCGCGGGGCGTCGTCGGGGGCGGCCGCGCCGTCGGGGTCGGCCGCGATCACCTCGACGCCCGGCATCGCCGTGAGCGCGCTGACGTAGCTGAGGGCGTGCGTGTGCGCGAACGACAGCACGGCGATCCGCAGGGGTGCGGGGGTGTTCATCGGGGGTCCTCCTCGGCCTCGGCGGTCAGCGATACGGGGGCCCCGGCGGCGATCGACGCGTACGCCGCCTCGGCCACGGCCACCGCGTCGATGCCGTCGCGCGGAGTGACGAGGGCGTCGCGGCCCTCCGCGATGGCGGTGACGAAGTCGGCGATCTCGGCGTAGTACGGACTCTCCTGCGGCGACATCGGCGGCAGGTAGTCGGGGGAGCCGGGGGCGGCGACGGCATCCGTGCGCAGCGAGAGGTCTTCTGCGCTGTCGTAGCGCACGCGCCCGGCGGAGCCTGCGACCTCGACGCTCGTGCGGAACGGCATGCCCGCCGCCACCCAGCTGCCGTGGATGTGGCTGATGACGCCGCTGCGGTGGGTGAGCACGACGTGAGACGTCACGGGCGCAGGCACGCGGTCGTCGACGGTCGGCGGGTTCTGCACCGCGAACACCTGGGCGACAGGGCCGGCGAACCACATCGCCTGGTCGATGTCGTGGATCATGAGATCGCGCACCACGCCTCCTCCCGTGCTCTCGCGGAAGAACCACGGCGTGAGCGGGGCCGATCCCGCTCTGCTGAAGCGCTGCACTGCCACGGTGCCGATGCGCCCTGCGTCGATGGTCTCCTTGATCTTGCGGTACTCGCCCATGTACCGCACCACGTGCGCGGGGAACAGCCGCACCCCGGCGGCATCGGCGGCGCGCGCGACGGCCGCGGCATCCGCGGCGGTGGGGGCGAGCGGCTTCTCGCACACGACGTGCCGGCCTCGGGCGATGGCGCGGAGGGCGAAGTCGGCGTGCGTGCTGCTCGGCGTGACGATGTCGACCACGTCGACGCGGTCGATCAGGGTGTCGACGTCGGCGACCTCGGTGAAACCGTACTCGGCGGCGATCTCGTCTGCGCCTTCGAGCGACGTCACGAACCCCTCGGCGCCGAGTGCGCGCCACGCGTCGGCGTGCACGCGGGAGATGCCCCCTGCGCCGATGAGTCCGACCTTCAGCGTGCTCACTTCTTCTCCTCGGTGGTATCTGGTGCTGCGGCGTCGTGCGGCAGCGGCGTGATCGGGGGAACTGGCATGTCGTCGAGGCCGTAGACCTCGCCGGGGTGGCGGCGGAACGCATGCACCAGGGCTCCGTGCGCTGCGGCCTCGGCGCCGAGCCGCGCTTCGGTCAGCGGCACCTGGAACGGCAGACGGATGTGGCGGGGGAGCGCCTCACGAAGCGGGTCGAGCAGCCGCTCATGGGCCTCGGACAGGCCGCCGCCGATCACCACCATCGCCGGGTCGACCGTCATGATGAGCATCGCGATGCCGTGCGAGAGCTCTTCGATGAAGGCGTCGAGCTCGGCCTGCGCGTCGCGGTCCCCGCCGCGCGCGAGGGCGAACACCTCGGCGGCGGTGGGTGCCGTGCGCCACAGGAGCTGGCCGGTCTCGTTGCTGATCCCGCGGAACGCGAGGCGGCCGATGTCGCCGGCGGCGTTGTGGATGCCGCGCCGCGGCTGGCCGCCCAGGATGAGGCCCATCGCGATGCGGTTGCCGACCGAGAGGTACACGACGTCGTCGACGAGCTGCGCGACCCCCAGGTGGTGCTCGGCCACGGCGGCGAGGCGGACGCCGTTGTCGACCGCGACGGGGCATCCGAAGGCGTGCCGCAGCTGCGAACCGATGTCGATGCCCGACCACTCGGGGATGACGACGGATGCTGTGACCCTCCCGGCGTCGTCGACGATGCCGGGGAGCGAGACGCCGATCGTCCGCACGCGCGAGGCGGGGATGCTCGCGTCGGCGAGCGTGCGGCGGATGTCGTCGATGACGGCGGCGAGCTTGGCAGGCCCGTCCGGGCGTCCGGCGACGCCGTCGAAGGTGCGCTGGGCGACGACGGCACCGCCCAGGTCGGAGACGACCACGCGGATGCTGGCGACGCCGATGTCGACGCCGACGACGGCTCCGGCATCCGACTGGAAGGCGTAGCGGCGGGCCGGGCGTCCCGCTCCCCCGCCGGGGACGAGGGGGGCGTCGGCGACGAGCCCCGCCTGGGTGAGGACGCCGACGGCGGTCTCGACAGAGGTGCGGGAGACCTCCAGCGACCGTGACAGCTCGCTGACCGTGGCTGGTCCGACGTCGCGCAGGTGGAGCGCGGAACGCGCGACGATCGACAAGGGCGCTGGCACGGCCATGTGCGGACCTTCCTTCTCGCTGTCGCAGGTTTCGATCAAAATAGCACACTCGATTTTTAGATCACAGGCGTTGTTTTCCTGCGAGAAACACGCGTGTAACAAAGCGATGAGACGGTGTACTTGACGAATTATCCCACTTCAATGTCATAATAAACCGTACTCAGCACGGTATGAGCAAAGGAGCACCATGCGCGTCAGTAAGTTCATCGGCGTCACCGCGGGCGTCGCGGCCGCCACGCTGTTGGCCGGATGCTCGGCGGGCGGAGACGCCGCCGAAGGCACGAAGCACATCACGGTCTGGCTCTACCCGGTCATCGCCGACGAAGCGGTGCACAAGGACTTCTGGGACACCACGATCGCCGACTTCGAGAAGAAGCACGACGACATCACGGTCGACTACGAGATCTTCCCGTGGGCCAATCGCGACGAAGCGCTCCAGACGGCGATCGCCGCAGGCAAGGGACCCGACGTGGTCTACCTCATCCCCGATCAGCTCGCCGCTTACCAGAAGTCGATCGCGCCGCTGAACTCGCTGCTGAGCACCGAGCGTCAGGACGAGATCCTGCCGAACGTCAAGGAGTCCGTCACCATCGACGGCGACATCCTCGGCGCGCCGATCCTCACCAGCGCTCAGCCCCTGCTGTGCAACGCGGCCGCCTTCGAGGCCGCCGGCGTCACCGAGTACCCCGAGACGTGGGACGACATCACCGAGATCGCCCCGAAGTTCACCGAGAAGGGCATGTACGTCCTCAACTACCCGGCGTCCGCCGAGAACACCCTCAACCTCACGTTCTATCCGCTGCTCTGGCAGGCCGGCGGCGAGGTCTACTCGACGGACGGAGGCGTCGGCTTCGACAGCAAGGCGGGCGAAGAGGCGCTGACGTTCCTCACCGATCTCGCCGAAGCGGGAGCGCTCGATCCCGAGGCGCTCACGACCAACGTGCCTCTCGAGCAGACCGCGATCGCGCAGGGCAAGGTCGCCTGCACCTGGAACAACGCGGTCACCGAGGTCGAGCCGTTCTGGGGCGAGGAGAACGTCAAGGTCCTCGCTCCGCTGACCGACGAGAAGTCCGTCGCCTACGGCACGGTCGGCTCGCTCTCGGTCTTGAAGGGGTCGAAGGCGCAGGATGCCGCGGCCGAGTTCGTCGAGTTCGCCACGGGTGCCGACGTGGTCGAGCCGTACCTGAAGGCGGCCGGCTACTTCTCCGCGCTGAGCACCACGGGTCCGCTGTACGCCGACGACCCGCTCCTCGGCGAGGTCGAGAAGTACGTGCCCGACACCACGGTCGGTGAGCTCGCGACGAGCTCGCGCGCGCTCATGGGCGTGCTCGCTCCCGAGATCCAGGCGGCGCTCCTCGGCCAGAAGTCCCCGAAGGACGCGCTGTCCGCCGCGGCGGACGCCGCGGCGCCCCTGCTGAACAAGTGACACGAGCGGGGCGCACGGCCGACCGTCGTGCGCCCCGCCATCCCGCCCCCCGACCCGCGAGGTATCGACCAATGACGACGGCAACGAGCCAGAGAAGGCCCGCAGGGCGGGTCGCCAGGGTGCTGTCCCGGCGCGAAGCCCGCGTGGCGTTCCTCTTCGTGCTCCCGGCCTTCCTGCTCTTCATCGCGTTCCGCTTCGGCCCCAGCATCGTCGGCGTCGCGCTGAGCTTCTTCGACTACGACATCAGCGGCGAGGTCGCCTGGCGAGGGCTCGACCACTTCCAGCGGCTCGTCGCCGATCCGCTGTTCTGGCGTGCGATGGGCACCACCGTGATCTACACGGTGTTCGCGGTGCCGATCGCTCTCGTGCTGTCGACGGTCATGGCGCTCGGCGTGCGGAGGGCGTTCCGCGGCGCGCGCTTCTTCCGGTCGATCTTCTTCCTCCCCGTCATCACCTCGCTCGTGCTCGCCGGCTCGATCTTCGTGTGGATCTTCTCCAGCACCGGCCCGTGGTCGGCGGTCATGGCTCCGCTGGGTCTCGGCGGATCGTGGCTCGGCAGCACCGTGCTCGTCATCCCGGCCATCGTCGTCGTCGGCGTCTGGTCGCGGTTCGGCTACGGGATGATGATCATGATCGCCGCCATGCAGGACATCCCGCGGGAGCTGGAGGAGGCCGCGCTCGTCGACGGCGCCAACGCGTGGCAGCGCTTCCGGTGGATCGTGCTGCCGCACCTGCGCCCGACCATCTTCTTCCTCGCCGTCATCGAGACGACCGCGGCCTTCCAGGTCTTCGACGTCATCTACGTCATGACCCAGGGCGGCCCCGCCAACGCGAGCTACTCGCTCGTCTACCTGCTCTACGACCAGGGCTTCCGGTACTTCGACTACGGGTACGCGGCGGCCGTGGGCGTCGCCCTGTTCCTCATGACCCTCGTCGTCGCGCTGATCCAGCGCCTCGTGATCGGAAAGCAGAAATGACCGCCGTGAGCCCGACGATGAACCGATCGAGGAACCGCTCGTTCCGCGCGCTCGAGCCCACGGGGTGGGGCGTCGTCGTCCGCTGGATCTGGCTGAGCATCGCCGGCATCCTCAGCTTCTTCCCCTTCTACGCGATGGTCGTGCTGAGCCTGAAGCCGGGCAAGGTCGTCGAGCTGCCCGGCTCCCTGCTCCCGTGGACCGACATCTCGTTCGACTCCTACGCGCAGGTCCTCGGCGGCCAGAACATCCTCGGCTGGCTCGGCAACACGCTCGTCTACTCGCTCGTCTCCGTCGTCGCCGTGCTCTTCCTGTCGGCGATGGCCGGATACGCCTTCGCCAAGAAGCGCTTCGCCGGCAAGGAGGTGATGTTCTGGTCGTTCCTCTCCATGGTGATGGTGCCGTTCCACGTCACGCTCATCCCGACCTTCATCCTCATGGCGAACCTCGGCGGCGTCGACACCTACTGGGGACTTATCCTGCCCACGCTCGCGAACGCGCAGGCCGTGTTCCTCATGCGTCAGTTCATCCAGGGGCTGCCCGACGAGCTGTTCGAGGCCGCGCGCATCGACGGCGCGGGGGAGTTCCGCATCTTCCTCCGCATCGTGCTGCCGCTGTGCAAGCCGATCCTCGCCACCCTGGGCATCTTCGTCTTCCTGTGGCACTGGAACGACTTCCTCTGGCCGCTCATCATCGCGAAGTCGAACGCGATGTTCACACTCACCGTCGGCATCTCCTCGCTGCAGCAGCAGAACGTCCCGCTGAGCACCATGCTCGCAGGGTCGGTCGTCGCGCTGCTGCCGATCTTCCTCGCCTACCTCATCGCCCAGAGGTACGTGCAGGAGGGTGTCGCCGGCACCGGAATCAAGGGCTGACAGGGAAGGACATCACCGTGACTGCGCATGCATTCGCCTCAGAGGCCGAGCTGGAGGAGGCGCTGACCACGCCGAGCCGCGCGCTCGTCGACGACCTCGCCGCCGGATCGGGCGACCTGGTGATCCTCGGCGCCGGGGGCAAGATGGGCCCGACCCTCGCGGTGCTCGCCCGCCGCGGGCTGGATGCCGCGGGGCGCGAAGGCGACGAGGTCTACGCCGTGTCGCGGTTCGGCGACGCCGCGCTCCGTGCGCGCCTCGAGGATGCTCGCGTGAGGGTCGTGCCGTTCGACCTCATCGAGAACGACGACCTCTCGTCGCTGCCCGATGCGCCGAACGTCGTGTTCATGGTCGGCGCCAAGTTCGGCGCGGCGACCAACGCCTCCTGGGCATGGGAGGTCAACGCGGCGCTTCCCGACCGCGTCGCCCGCCGCTACCGCGACAGCGCCATCTCCGTGCTCTCCACGGGCAACGTCTACCCCTTCGTACCCGCATCGTCGGGCGGCGCATCCGAAGACGTCGCCCCCGCGCCGATCGGGGAGTACGCGCAGTCGTGCCTCGGCCGCGAGCGCGTGTTCGAGTTCGGCGCGCAGGAGCGCGGCACGCGTGTGTCGCTCATCCGCCTCAACTACGCCGTCGACCTGCGCTACGGCGTGCTCGCCGACATCGGCAGCGCCGTGCACTCCGGTCAGCCCGTGTCGGTCGCGACGGCGAACGTGAACGTCGTGTGGCAGGGCTACGCGAACGAGGTCGTGCTGCGCAGCCTCTCGCACGCCTCGACCGACGTCTTCACCATCAACCTCACTGGCCCCGAGCTGCTCAGCGTCGAGTCGATCGCGCACCGCTTCGGGGCGCTGTTCGACCGCGAGGTGGAGATCGTCGACGACCCGCAGCCGACCGCCCTGCTCAGCGATGCGCGCCGCTGCATGGCGCTGTTCGGGTACCCGTCCGTGCCTGCCGAGGAGCTGATCCGCCTGCAGGCCGAGTGGATCGCCGCCGGACTGCCCCTGTCGGCCAAGCCCACCAAGTGGGCCGTGCGGGACGGGAAGTTCTGATGTCCGTTCCCGCACTCCGCCCGCAGGCCGCGGCGACCCTCGCCAGAGGCGCCGTGATCCCGGCGCATCCGCTCGCCCTCACCGCCGGCCGGCGTCTCGACGAACGCCGTCAGCGCGCGCTCACCCGGTACTACCTCGATGCGGGAGCCGGCGGCATCGCGATCGGCGTGCACACCACCCAGTTCGAGATTCGCGACCCCGAGCACGCGCTGTTCGAGCCCGTGCTCGCGCTCGCGGCCGAAGAGCTCGACGCCAGGGCGGGTGCCGAGATCGTGCGCATCGCGGGCGTCGCCGGCGACACGGCGCAGGCGGTGGCCGAGGCCGAGCTCGCGCGCAGCCTCGGCTACGACGCCGTGCTCGTGAGTCCTCGGGTGGCCGGGGCCGACGAGCGCGCTCTGCTCGACCGGGCCCGCGCCGTGGGCGAGGTGCTCCCCGTCGTCGGCTTCTACCTGCAGACCGCCATCGGCGGCCCCGTGCTCGACCGGGAGTTCTGGCGCGAGTTCGCCTCGATCCCCGCCGTGGTCGCGGTGAAGGCCGCGCCGTTCGACCGCTACCGCACGCTGGAGCTGGTGCGCGGTGTCGCGGCATCCGGTCGCGCCGATGAGATCTCCCTGTACACCGGCAACGACGACGCGATCGTCGCCGACCTGCTCTCCGAGTTCCACGTCGACTCCCCCGACGGGCGGCGCACCCTGCGCTTCGTCGGCGGCCTGCTCGGCCAGTGGGCGGTGGGCACGCGTGCGGCGGTCGCCCTGCTGGAGCGGGCGCGCAGCGCGATGGAGGGGGATGCCGAGGCGTACCGCGAGCTGGGATTGCTGGCGTCCGACATGGTCGACGTCAACCAGGCAGTGTTCGACCCCGGCAACGACTTCCACGGCGTGATCGCCGGCGTGCACGAGATGCTGCGTCAGCAGGGACTGCTCGAGGGCATCTGGTGCCTGGACCCCGCCGAGGGCCTCTCTCCTGGACAGGCCGACGAGATCGCCCGCGTGCGACGCGCCTACCCCCACCTCAACGACGACGCCTTCATCGCCGAGCACCTCGAGGACTGGCTGCGATGAGCGCCGCCGCCGCGGTCGCCCCCGCCGTGGTAGCCGTGGTGCCGGAGGGGCTGTTCGCGGAGTTCTTCTCGGATGCCGACGAGGCACGCCTGCGGGCGGCGGCCGAGCGCCTCGGCGGGGAGTTCGTGCGGGTGGACCGGCTCGACGAGGTCGACGCATCGGCGGCGCGCGTCGTGATCACGAGCTGGGGTGCTCCCCCGTTCGACGAGACCGTGCTGGCGACTCTGCCCGCGCTCGAACTCGTCGCGCACACCGGTGCGACGGTGAAGTTCTTCGCCACGGATGCCCTCTTCGACCGCGGCGTGCGGGTGACGCAGGCCGGCGCGGGCATGGCCCGATCGGTGGCGGAAGTGTCGCTGGCCTTCA
This Microbacterium sp. XT11 DNA region includes the following protein-coding sequences:
- a CDS encoding carbohydrate ABC transporter permease; protein product: MAFLFVLPAFLLFIAFRFGPSIVGVALSFFDYDISGEVAWRGLDHFQRLVADPLFWRAMGTTVIYTVFAVPIALVLSTVMALGVRRAFRGARFFRSIFFLPVITSLVLAGSIFVWIFSSTGPWSAVMAPLGLGGSWLGSTVLVIPAIVVVGVWSRFGYGMMIMIAAMQDIPRELEEAALVDGANAWQRFRWIVLPHLRPTIFFLAVIETTAAFQVFDVIYVMTQGGPANASYSLVYLLYDQGFRYFDYGYAAAVGVALFLMTLVVALIQRLVIGKQK
- a CDS encoding carbohydrate ABC transporter permease, with product MTAVSPTMNRSRNRSFRALEPTGWGVVVRWIWLSIAGILSFFPFYAMVVLSLKPGKVVELPGSLLPWTDISFDSYAQVLGGQNILGWLGNTLVYSLVSVVAVLFLSAMAGYAFAKKRFAGKEVMFWSFLSMVMVPFHVTLIPTFILMANLGGVDTYWGLILPTLANAQAVFLMRQFIQGLPDELFEAARIDGAGEFRIFLRIVLPLCKPILATLGIFVFLWHWNDFLWPLIIAKSNAMFTLTVGISSLQQQNVPLSTMLAGSVVALLPIFLAYLIAQRYVQEGVAGTGIKG
- a CDS encoding dihydrodipicolinate synthase family protein; this translates as MSVPALRPQAAATLARGAVIPAHPLALTAGRRLDERRQRALTRYYLDAGAGGIAIGVHTTQFEIRDPEHALFEPVLALAAEELDARAGAEIVRIAGVAGDTAQAVAEAELARSLGYDAVLVSPRVAGADERALLDRARAVGEVLPVVGFYLQTAIGGPVLDREFWREFASIPAVVAVKAAPFDRYRTLELVRGVAASGRADEISLYTGNDDAIVADLLSEFHVDSPDGRRTLRFVGGLLGQWAVGTRAAVALLERARSAMEGDAEAYRELGLLASDMVDVNQAVFDPGNDFHGVIAGVHEMLRQQGLLEGIWCLDPAEGLSPGQADEIARVRRAYPHLNDDAFIAEHLEDWLR
- a CDS encoding NAD-dependent epimerase/dehydratase family protein, translated to MTAHAFASEAELEEALTTPSRALVDDLAAGSGDLVILGAGGKMGPTLAVLARRGLDAAGREGDEVYAVSRFGDAALRARLEDARVRVVPFDLIENDDLSSLPDAPNVVFMVGAKFGAATNASWAWEVNAALPDRVARRYRDSAISVLSTGNVYPFVPASSGGASEDVAPAPIGEYAQSCLGRERVFEFGAQERGTRVSLIRLNYAVDLRYGVLADIGSAVHSGQPVSVATANVNVVWQGYANEVVLRSLSHASTDVFTINLTGPELLSVESIAHRFGALFDREVEIVDDPQPTALLSDARRCMALFGYPSVPAEELIRLQAEWIAAGLPLSAKPTKWAVRDGKF